The Camelina sativa cultivar DH55 unplaced genomic scaffold, Cs unpScaffold30886, whole genome shotgun sequence genome segment AACAAGAAAACGGTGGGGAAGCCCTGAATCTCGTACTTCTGAGCCAAATCCCCTTCCTCAGTGGCGTCGATCTTAGCGAGCGCAGCAACGCCTTTCAACTCCGTCGCCGCGGCGGCGTACTCGGGGGCCAAAGCCTGACAAGCGCCACACCACGGAGCGTAAAACTCCACCATGGCGAAGCTATTGTTGCG includes the following:
- the LOC109132154 gene encoding protein disulfide isomerase-like 1-3, whose amino-acid sequence is MVEFYAPWCGACQALAPEYAAAATELKGVAALAKIDATEEGDLAQKYEIQGFPT